In Roseomonas fluvialis, one genomic interval encodes:
- a CDS encoding ABC transporter permease: MAAPRSAEALAEAARRRRRLETALPWLVIAGMFLVWEVACRVFDIPVFILPAPTVIAESMVKWWSPLLTNSWATLQTTVVGFLMAVIFGLLLGVAIGSSVLVYRGLYPLLIAFNSVPKVAVVPILVIWFGAGFWPAVLTAFLISFFPIVVNVATGIATVEPELRDVLRALGAKPRDIITKVGLPRAMPYFFASLKVAITVAFVGSIISETVAANVGIGHLMLVASSRFDVPLVFAGLIVTGIMGVGMYWVAASIEERTTGWATRGQNDPRLATGG, encoded by the coding sequence ATGGCCGCGCCCCGTTCCGCCGAAGCCCTGGCCGAGGCCGCCCGCCGCCGCCGTCGGCTCGAGACTGCGCTGCCCTGGCTGGTCATCGCGGGCATGTTCCTGGTCTGGGAGGTCGCCTGCCGCGTCTTCGACATCCCTGTCTTCATCCTGCCGGCGCCGACGGTGATCGCCGAGAGCATGGTGAAGTGGTGGAGCCCCCTGCTGACGAATTCCTGGGCAACCCTGCAGACCACGGTGGTCGGCTTCCTCATGGCGGTGATCTTCGGGCTGCTGCTGGGTGTGGCGATCGGGTCGTCGGTGCTGGTCTATCGCGGGCTCTATCCGCTGCTGATCGCGTTCAACTCGGTGCCCAAGGTGGCGGTGGTGCCGATCCTGGTGATCTGGTTCGGCGCGGGCTTCTGGCCGGCGGTGCTGACCGCCTTCCTGATCTCCTTCTTCCCGATCGTGGTGAACGTGGCCACGGGGATCGCGACGGTCGAACCGGAATTGCGCGACGTACTGCGCGCGCTGGGCGCGAAGCCGCGCGACATCATCACGAAGGTCGGGCTGCCGCGGGCCATGCCGTATTTCTTCGCGTCGCTGAAGGTCGCGATCACCGTCGCCTTCGTGGGCTCCATCATCAGCGAGACGGTCGCCGCCAATGTCGGCATCGGGCACCTGATGCTGGTCGCCTCCTCCCGCTTCGACGTGCCGCTGGTCTTCGCCGGCCTGATCGTCACGGGGATCATGGGCGTGGGCATGTACTGGGTGGCGGCGTCGATCGAGGAACGCACAACCGGCTGGGCCACGCGCGGGCAGAACGACCCGCGGCTTGCGACCGGGGGATGA
- a CDS encoding dienelactone hydrolase family protein has product MLLALGAQPVAARLSAEELGQPVSIEDPAGPVGLMTLPPAPAATGTMPAVLLVHDTLGPDQRSLPYVEQLAAAGLLVLEIAPEPDEPDAEVVRRGVAALRAHPGVDPARIGLLGFGGGARAAMLATVDQDAFAARALLYPGCAGLLRDLPAAPSRGGLLLLHGAEDPANAEADCVALAQRLAGGAPTRRVMFRGASYAWDFPSAEPLAPWLYPAPGDAGRVRIRPWPALTALSATEVASFFAFALSWGGL; this is encoded by the coding sequence GTGCTCCTTGCGCTCGGGGCACAGCCGGTCGCGGCGCGCCTCTCGGCGGAGGAACTCGGCCAGCCAGTCTCGATCGAGGATCCGGCCGGGCCGGTCGGCCTGATGACGCTGCCGCCGGCACCGGCAGCCACCGGTACGATGCCGGCGGTGCTGCTGGTGCACGACACGCTCGGGCCCGACCAGCGCAGCCTGCCCTATGTCGAGCAACTCGCCGCGGCAGGGCTGCTGGTGCTCGAGATCGCGCCGGAGCCGGACGAGCCGGACGCCGAGGTGGTGCGCCGTGGCGTGGCGGCGCTGCGCGCCCATCCGGGTGTCGACCCGGCGCGCATCGGGCTGCTCGGCTTCGGTGGCGGTGCGCGCGCGGCGATGCTCGCCACCGTGGATCAGGATGCCTTCGCGGCGCGTGCGCTTCTCTATCCCGGCTGCGCGGGGCTGCTGCGCGACCTGCCCGCGGCGCCGTCGCGCGGCGGCCTACTGCTGCTGCACGGCGCGGAGGACCCGGCGAATGCCGAGGCTGATTGCGTCGCGCTCGCGCAGCGGCTGGCCGGCGGCGCGCCGACCCGCCGCGTGATGTTCCGCGGCGCAAGCTATGCCTGGGACTTCCCCTCCGCAGAGCCGCTGGCGCCCTGGCTCTACCCGGCGCCCGGGGACGCCGGCCGCGTGCGCATCCGGCCCTGGCCGGCCCTCACCGCCCTCAGCGCCACCGAGGTGGCGTCCTTCTTCGCGTTCGCCCTGTCGTGGGGTGGGCTGTGA
- a CDS encoding maleate cis-trans isomerase family protein → MTALRLGMLTPSSNTVLEPATYALLADTPGVTAHFQRLRVLSITLDGGSTGQFDTAPMVAAAEMLADAKVHAICWNGTSGSWLGLDADRVLCAAITEATGLPCTTATLALHDALRALGARRIGLVTPYLASVQAAILANLRAEGFEPAAERHLDDPGNYSFAEHADATVTRLVREVAAEGCDAIAIHCTNFRGLEAARLVRAETGIPVLDSVAVALWGALRAAGMEAAPPG, encoded by the coding sequence ATGACGGCCTTGCGCCTGGGGATGCTCACACCGTCGTCGAACACGGTGCTGGAACCCGCGACCTATGCCCTGCTGGCGGACACGCCCGGCGTGACGGCGCATTTCCAGCGGCTGCGGGTTCTGTCCATCACGCTCGATGGCGGGTCGACCGGCCAGTTCGACACGGCGCCGATGGTCGCGGCGGCCGAGATGCTGGCCGATGCGAAGGTGCACGCCATCTGCTGGAACGGCACGTCCGGATCCTGGCTGGGGCTCGATGCCGACCGCGTGCTGTGCGCGGCCATCACCGAAGCGACGGGCCTGCCCTGCACCACCGCCACGCTGGCGCTGCATGACGCGCTGCGCGCGCTGGGCGCGCGCCGCATCGGGCTGGTCACGCCCTACCTGGCCAGCGTGCAGGCCGCGATCCTGGCGAACCTGCGCGCCGAGGGCTTCGAACCCGCCGCCGAACGCCACCTGGACGATCCCGGCAACTACTCCTTCGCCGAGCACGCCGATGCGACCGTGACCCGCCTGGTGCGCGAGGTCGCAGCCGAGGGCTGCGACGCCATCGCCATCCACTGCACGAATTTCCGCGGGCTCGAAGCCGCGCGCCTGGTGCGGGCCGAGACCGGCATCCCGGTGCTGGATTCGGTGGCGGTGGCGCTGTGGGGTGCGCTGCGGGCGGCGGGCATGGAGGCCGCCCCGCCAGGCTGA
- a CDS encoding AraC family transcriptional regulator, with amino-acid sequence MRLARGNPGGVTSRSRRCVFCAICPKVARPVSPYLIEVRVDHDRRAHGSEPPHGALAFDVSRLPTFNVVQAADPAELDSQSRVSDRFPTPSRMYKYRLRDRALWRMRFDAPIFGLAIRCAGGILASHGENRFATDIAIDGEADDYYGFATIQRGRMTLVQNGDEATGSADHGLAYRTGADTRFAMGDECLRTNVFLKVGEVTRVLEHLLDARLREPLQFRPTVDWTDGLAASLRRQLDVVMEEFGRPDGMADNAVALASMTDLLTRLVLVALPHNHSDQLGAGKAGAIPVYVRRAEDFMRAQCAEPLRMVEVAAAAGCSVRTLEVVFRQFRGTSPLGALHGIRLEQVRRTLIDAATDEPIIAIARRHGFTNRSRFVAAYRRRFGESPFDVVRRASRS; translated from the coding sequence TTGAGGCTTGCCCGGGGAAACCCTGGCGGCGTAACTTCGCGATCACGGCGCTGTGTTTTCTGCGCGATCTGTCCGAAGGTCGCGCGTCCCGTATCTCCGTATCTGATCGAGGTGCGCGTGGATCACGATCGTCGAGCCCACGGCAGCGAGCCACCGCACGGTGCCCTCGCTTTCGACGTTTCCCGCCTGCCGACCTTCAACGTGGTGCAGGCGGCGGATCCGGCGGAGCTGGACAGCCAGTCGCGCGTGAGCGACCGCTTTCCGACGCCGAGCCGCATGTACAAGTACCGGCTGCGGGACCGCGCGCTCTGGCGCATGCGCTTCGACGCGCCGATCTTCGGACTCGCCATTCGCTGCGCCGGCGGGATCCTGGCAAGCCATGGCGAGAACCGCTTCGCCACAGATATCGCCATCGACGGCGAGGCAGATGACTATTACGGCTTCGCCACGATTCAGCGCGGCCGCATGACGCTGGTCCAGAACGGGGACGAGGCGACCGGGTCCGCGGACCATGGCCTCGCCTACCGCACGGGCGCCGACACGCGGTTCGCGATGGGCGATGAGTGCCTGCGCACCAATGTCTTCCTCAAGGTCGGGGAGGTCACGCGCGTGCTGGAGCACCTGCTCGATGCGCGGCTGCGCGAGCCGCTGCAATTCCGGCCCACCGTCGATTGGACCGACGGGCTGGCAGCCAGCCTCCGGCGGCAACTCGATGTCGTGATGGAGGAATTCGGGCGACCGGACGGCATGGCGGACAATGCCGTTGCACTGGCCTCGATGACCGACCTGCTGACGCGGCTCGTGCTGGTCGCGCTGCCGCACAACCATTCGGACCAGCTTGGGGCCGGGAAGGCGGGCGCGATCCCGGTCTATGTCCGGCGGGCCGAGGACTTCATGCGCGCGCAGTGTGCCGAACCGCTGCGCATGGTCGAGGTCGCCGCCGCCGCCGGCTGCAGCGTGCGCACGCTGGAGGTGGTGTTCCGGCAGTTCCGCGGCACGTCGCCGCTCGGCGCGCTGCATGGCATCCGGCTGGAGCAGGTGCGTCGCACCTTGATCGACGCCGCGACTGATGAGCCGATCATCGCCATCGCGCGACGCCACGGCTTCACCAATCGGTCGCGCTTCGTGGCCGCCTACCGTCGGCGTTTCGGCGAGTCGCCATTCGACGTGGTGCGGCGCGCGTCACGGTCCTGA